Below is a window of Komagataella phaffii GS115 chromosome 1, complete sequence DNA.
TGATCTTCTGATCAATCACGGACCCTGGAATTTTGTTGTTCTTTGGCTGTTGGGATTTTTCCCATGTAATTCTACGCAACGTTTGGTCAGAACGTAGCACGAATTTGACGTTGACATGACGATGGGTAATAATACCAGTTCTACCCCTTCCTTTACATTCCACTCTCTTCGACTTATGTGAATCTGAGCCTACCCAGGCCTCAGAGATGTACAGTTCTTCTGGGTTATATCCTAAAGTTTCAGCATCTTTTAAACCTCTTTCTAGTAAAATATAAAGATCTGTGGCAATCTTCTTACGCATGAAATGAAGCTGGGTAATGGCTTCTTTTAATCTAAGTCCTTTAAGAGCACGGAGCACAATGTTAGCCTTTTTGGGAGTCGATTTTATTCTGTAAGACTCTAAATAAACACTGGGTTCTAACGCCTTAACCTCTTCGGGTGTCAATTTCACCATGTATGTACTGCCATTCAGTTCAATTTGTTGcctgttcttgaaaaaaccATTCTGTTTAACATTGGCCAGATATAATTCACGTTTTAAGGGTGATAACAGTTCATCCACGCTTCGAATTGGCTTCgatttcaaaaattcttgCAGCTTCTCATCTTTTGATGGGTCAATATACTGGATAGCATTTCCCCTCAAATCAGCCTTACCATCTGTTGGGGCAACGGTTTTGCTAGCGTCGTTTTCGTTTTTTGGTGGTTCCAAGGTTTCCTTCGGATGTTCCAAGCTGGTCACCTCACCAAACAAAGATTGCCTTGCTATAGAAGATACTCCGAAAAACCTTCTGGAGCCAAGACTCGTCAACCTTGAAAGAGATCCAGCCAACATAGAATATTGCAAGGTAGTTCTGACCTTTCTGATGAGCGATCctagagaaaaagattcatGGACCGCTGTGGTCGCGACAGTACTACAATCCCATATTGGTTGGTGCGCGACTGATCGGGTCTAGTCTCATCTGCTATCTCTGAACTGGCACAACCACACTACCTTATGCTCGACTGCCCCCCACAGTTAGGGTGTGATACCATTACTCACTCACCTTCATAAAAGATAAAACGGAAGAGAATACCAGGGCAACATTTCAGAACAAAACAAGACCAAGCCACACCAAGCGAACCTCAGAATTACActgtctttttctttcaattccGACTGTAAGAAATGGGACTAGTGTATCTTCAatacttcaaagatgagCCTACCCTCCCTAAAGTCCCCGAAGCTACCGTTGATAGGAGAGATTCATGGGGAGCGGGAAGCAATAGTCGCCGATCCTCAGATAACACACTTTTCTCAAGGTCAAGCTTCTCCACTGCTTTAACCAACTTTAGAGATGACGACTCCACAATCACGGAAACAATCGTAGACGAGAAACTACCCCTCGTATCGAACGATTCTCCTTATAGCCTCTCTAGGGATTCGAATCTGTTGCTCTGTAACCAGTGCTATACACAAGTCTGCCAAATGCCATTGATTATCAGCGATAACTTTCATGGGAAGCATGGCAAAGCTTATTTGGTCTCCCACCTTCTTAATGTAGAGCTGGATGAGAAGCCATCTACTAAAATTATGCTGACTGGAGAGTACTTGGTAACCAACGTATACTGTAAGCAGTGTCGGAGTTGTCTTGGATGGAAATATTTAGAAAGCGATTCTCGTAAGGAGAATTACAAAGTTGGAAAGTTTGTCATAGAGCTGGAACTCTTGGAGGAAGTATCCGCAGGAAGGTGATTATTTATTTGGTGGGCTCAGAATGCAATGCTGGAAAAAGTTTCTACATTCATTTTTTTAAATCTTATGGGGTGTATTCGGAATATAATTTAATACAATACAATACAAAAGGTTAGGTAGGTGTAGTAAGGATGATAGAAGTGCATGATGATGGAAAGGAAAGGGGAAATGAACTATGAAATGCAACTCAATCAATCACTCTGTGAATCGCTGAGACTGAGCAAAGAGCTCTCAAATGATCCGATGCTaagctcttcttcttctagcACCCGTCGGGTGTTAAACTGTAAAGTATCGTGAACTTCTTGGTCATTGTCGTCTTGGTTGCTCTCTTGGCCTAAATGTATATTCTTACGTGGTCTCGGGACCGGAGGTGGTGAAGACATGGACTTGAGCCTTTCTCTGTCTAATCCAACGTTTGCATAGCGAGAAGGAGTTCGAATTTGCTTATCTATGGTGTTTTGTCCCTTCTCACTGAGCACAGGTTCCTCTTCAAGACttgaaccttcttcaaagacaacGTTAATGGTCCTGTCCACAGAAGCGTTTAAACTTTCAGGAACAGGAGACCCCAAATAATGGCGGGATCCTTCTTGGGTTGCTTTCGGTGACAAGGGTGGACTATTTGACATGTCCTGGTTTGCCAGAATCCCAAATCTTAGTCCACCCAACTCATCGTCCTGGTTGCCGGTGGTAGAGACCTCTCTCTCCTCCGTCGTCTCAGGTACAGTTGATTCTTCAGAAAATAAAAAGGGCTTGGATCCTCTGTTTGGAACTATGGGAGAGTTTTCGTTGGGTAGACTTGGTGGAACATATCCTTTTTCGAAATCTGGAAGTGGGAACAAAtgaatcttctttttccgCCTTCGATATAGCAAGAAAAGGGCCAGTAGTACCAAAAGGACACCAAAAAAACTACCTATGGAGACCCCTACAATCTGGCCCCTTCCGAAGGAACTACCTTTTGAGACCCGATAATAAGAGTCAGGGTCCATGCCCTGTGATTCTAATTGACTGGACAACACGGATTTGAAGTAAGGCAAATCGGTCGTTTTCGGTTCCGCAGTTACGGTCTGAGAACCGAGCACTGTGGTTGTCATTCTTATTCCTACTGTGAAAGTGGTCTCTTCTGCTGTAACAACGTAATCCTGGGTGTACTGCGCTACAAGAAATGACTCGTCTTGCGATGTCGCTGTAGGTGTCACCATGCTTGACGTCTGATAACTGCTCGTTGATGCGGATAAAAGGGAGTATTGGGCTGAAGACACTGGCATGATTGTGGTGCTCTCAGTTACGGTAATATCTGTGTTGTTTGAGGATAGCGGAGTGGTCACTGTATCGTTGGTAATAGCATACCTTTTAACAAAATAgttatctttctttttacAAATATCTTCGCACATGATTGGATGGTTTCAGCTGAGACATATATTCGGGTTTGAATGTATTATTTCGATGTGTTTCAAGTTTAGGCCGGAAGTGAACGTTCTCTTACAAATGTGAGTCTTcgtaatttttttttactttATCGAAAAAGGGATTTTTGGTGTATACTATTTATAGTGAGTGCGAGGTTTAGCGAAATACAAACCTGGAGTAGTACATATTCGGATTTAGTCAAATTTGACCTTCTTTCCTTGAGACGGAACGATTGCAGCACTTTGACGGGGGGCGTTGGCAAGAACTACTGAAGATTTGACTCTTCCCTGGGGCTCATTGGTATTGTATCTTGGCTTGGATGCAAATGATTTTTGAGGTGCGGACCTTTGGTGGTTCTGTTCTTCAGGGTCGTCAAAGTCTGAAAAGGTCTTCTTTTTGGGCTTTTCGATGGCAGAGCCGATAACATTTCCAGAATCATCAATCTCTCCCTCTTCAACCGGTTTCCTGAACGCTGGGCTTCTCTTAGACCTGTCTTCACCATATTCCATTCTCAACGGCCTTCCAACCATTCGCTTGCATAGTTTATCATTCAGAGCATTGGTTGCTCCTTCCACATCTAGAAAATCAATAAATGCAAATCCTTTACATTTCCCTGAATCCTCAAACGTTGCCATCCTTATTTTAACAATATTACCGCAGTGCTGGAAATGCTCCTCCAAGTCCTCCTTAGTAGTGTCGAAAGATAGGTtaccaacaaaaagaattcTTGAGGGAGGGTTCTTGTTCTTTCCACTATCTCCACCAGTTTGTTGTTGCTTACTTTTTTCAGgtcttccttcaaaagaattggcGTCCTTAATCAGCAGGTTTCTGCCGTTCAATGACTGTTCAGATAGTGATATACAAACTGGGACCAATTCTGGTTTGTCAAAGTCCACATATGCAAAGCCTCTAATTTTGGGTCCCTTCTTGGGAAGATTAATTCTAGTGATGTTTTCAGGGGTAATTTTCATATCTAAATGTTCGGTGTTTGCGATCAAAAATGATCTCAACTCATCTCTAGTGGTGTCAAATGTAAGGTTACCGATCCAAACGCCATTAACTGACTTTGAGGCTGGTTTAtcagattctttttttggtttACCTTCTAATgacttttccttctttgccattcttttctgtttcttggaCAAAGGAGCAGCATCATCCAGGTTGATTTCCAGCTCCTCTAACTCTTTTGACTCTCTacttctcttcttttccttcttttccttcttttcttttttcaccTCAGCTCTCTCAACTGAGTCGTCTTCTTCACTACTACTCAGCTGCTTCTGCACCTTAACTCCTTCTTTATCTGGcttttcatccttcttATCCTTGGCCATACTACTTAATCTTTCAGTCTAAggccaaagaaaaagggaaataaaaaaaaatatatACTTGCATTTCGCGCATCCATCTAACATCCTGTTGCAACATTCTGTACCTTGTAGGGTACCTGCCGCATTGGTaagatcttctttgtttcctGCCCGGCACGGTCTCCTGGGCTACCAAAAACCTTAAGTTTCTTTTATACTCCGAAGGACATTTATCATGGACTTCTGCCGTCCATGCTCCAATCGTGCAGATCTCTCCACTTAACTAACCCCAATATCCCCGTAAACCAGCAAGTATGAGCTCTCCTTACAGGCAATGGGAACGCCCTGCAGCAGCCGGTCACAGCGAGGCTCTTACGGCAAAAATTCTGGACTTTTCCCTCTGTCAAATCTCACGTTAAGTTTGGAGCCCTTACCCCACCAGAGTCGTGTTCGCTCACACAGAGATCATGTTACTTAAGTAAATACATTTGCTGCTCTAGAATACTTGCTATTGTACACTTCCGGTTCTCTGCACCACTCCATATTCAATCTCCACTATAGAGTCGTCATGAGCGCCTATCAATCTCCTAAGAAACACGTCAAGACTCAGTCCGCCTATGCTTTCGACAACACCACAACAAGCATTGCTGCCTCTCAAATGAGAAACGTTCTCAACACCTTGGTCGACTCTGTGCATGCAGCCGATGAGCACACAAGGGAGCGTTTCGAAAATGAGATGGACACTTTCTTCGGGTTGTTTCGTCGCTACTTAGCTGACAAGGCCTCCGGTTCTACTTTGGACTGGGACAAAATCAACTCCCCCACCAAAGAGGAAGTCGTTAAGTACCAAGATCTTAAGAGCGTTGAAAACACTGACAACTTGTCCAAGCTTGCCGTGCTCAAGTTGAATGGTGGTCTGGGAACCTCAATGGGTTGTGTTGGACCGAAATCCGTTATCGAAGTTCGTGAGGGACAATCCTTCCTGGACCTTTCCGTTCGTCAGATTGAATACCTCAACAGAACTTTCGACACCGATGTTCCATTGCTATTGatgaactctttcaacaCGGATGATGACACTCATCATTTGATCCAGAAGTACCAGGGTCATCGTATTCGTATCCGCACATTCAACCAATCTCGATATCCACgtattttcaaagattcacTGCTTCCTGTTCCACAGTCTTATGATGATTCTTTGGAAGCCTGGTATCCTCCAGGTCACGGTGAtctctttgaatctctGGTAGCTTCAGGTGAGTTAGATGTACTATTGCAGCAAGGTAAGGAAATCTTATTTGTCTCCAACGGTGATAACTTAGGAGCAACTGTGGACAccaagattttgaaccaTATGATTGAAACAGGTGCTGAATACATTATGGAGCTTACGGATAAAACTAGGGCTGATGTTAAGGGTGGTACTTTGATCTCGTACGATGGTCAAGTCCGTCTATTGGAGATTGCCcaagttccaaaagagcaTGTTGAAGAGTTTAAATCTATCAAGAAATTTACTAACTTCAATACCAATAACTTGTGGATCAATTTGAAGGCTATCAAGCGTCTGGTAGAATCCGATTCAATCAAAGTGGAAATAATTCCAAACAACAAGACTATCCGCGTTGGCTCTCAGGAGGTTAACGTTGTGCAATTGGAGACTGCTGTTGGTGCCGCTATCAGACATTTCCGCAATGCACACGGTGTGGTGGTATCAAGATCTCGTTTCTTGCCAGTTAAAACATGTTCAGATC
It encodes the following:
- a CDS encoding Mitochondrial ribosomal protein of the large subunit, whose protein sequence is MLAGSLSRLTSLGSRRFFGVSSIARQSLFGEVTSLEHPKETLEPPKNENDASKTVAPTDGKADLRGNAIQYIDPSKDEKLQEFLKSKPIRSVDELLSPLKRELYLANVKQNGFFKNRQQIELNGSTYMVKLTPEEVKALEPSVYLESYRIKSTPKKANIVLRALKGLRLKEAITQLHFMRKKIATDLYILLERGLKDAETLGYNPEELYISEAWVGSDSHKSKRVECKGRGRTGIITHRHVNVKFVLRSDQTLRRITWEKSQQPKNNKIPGSVIDQKIRSKPSGFYKW
- a CDS encoding UDP-glucose pyrophosphorylase (UGPase), catalyses the reversible formation of UDP-Glc translates to MSAYQSPKKHVKTQSAYAFDNTTTSIAASQMRNVLNTLVDSVHAADEHTRERFENEMDTFFGLFRRYLADKASGSTLDWDKINSPTKEEVVKYQDLKSVENTDNLSKLAVLKLNGGLGTSMGCVGPKSVIEVREGQSFLDLSVRQIEYLNRTFDTDVPLLLMNSFNTDDDTHHLIQKYQGHRIRIRTFNQSRYPRIFKDSLLPVPQSYDDSLEAWYPPGHGDLFESLVASGELDVLLQQGKEILFVSNGDNLGATVDTKILNHMIETGAEYIMELTDKTRADVKGGTLISYDGQVRLLEIAQVPKEHVEEFKSIKKFTNFNTNNLWINLKAIKRLVESDSIKVEIIPNNKTIRVGSQEVNVVQLETAVGAAIRHFRNAHGVVVSRSRFLPVKTCSDLLLVKSDLFYLEHGSLKIDPARFGAAPLIKLGSHFKKVKEFQDRIPHMPKILELDHLTVTGNVQFGKGVQLKGTVIIVCSDGQRIDIPNGSILENVVVTGNLTILEH